One window of Xanthomonas sp. 10-10 genomic DNA carries:
- a CDS encoding DUF998 domain-containing protein: MGRTDGAQRYLGLIAASVFVLALAGFGATLPGYLQASHPVALLGAQGVPHALGFNLLAFVLVGALGMVTGVSLLARMPPRAGWGLRVGGQLIVLAGLAFVGMGMLPLDPTDLDGRASQAHATAWLLWAVAFVPGMLLIAAALLNAAETRALAWLSLAAGLMVAVLAFGPPGLLRQAIAQRLAFLAWVGWLAVAAWIWPAKPAI; the protein is encoded by the coding sequence ATGGGAAGGACTGACGGCGCGCAGCGCTACCTGGGGCTGATCGCGGCAAGCGTGTTCGTGCTGGCGCTGGCCGGGTTCGGCGCCACGTTGCCGGGTTATCTGCAGGCCAGCCACCCGGTCGCGCTGCTGGGCGCGCAAGGCGTGCCGCATGCGCTGGGCTTCAACCTGCTGGCGTTCGTGCTGGTCGGCGCGCTGGGCATGGTCACCGGCGTCAGCCTGCTGGCGCGCATGCCGCCCAGGGCCGGCTGGGGCCTGCGCGTGGGCGGGCAGCTGATCGTGCTGGCCGGGCTGGCCTTCGTCGGCATGGGCATGCTGCCGCTGGATCCCACCGATCTGGACGGCCGCGCCAGTCAGGCCCATGCCACGGCCTGGTTGCTGTGGGCGGTGGCCTTTGTGCCCGGCATGCTGTTGATTGCCGCTGCGCTGCTCAATGCCGCCGAGACCCGCGCGCTGGCCTGGCTCAGTCTGGCGGCCGGGCTGATGGTGGCGGTGCTGGCGTTCGGCCCGCCCGGCCTGCTGCGGCAGGCCATCGCCCAGCGCCTGGCGTTTCTGGCCTGGGTCGGCTGGCTGGCGGTCGCCGCCTGGATCTGGCCGGCAAAGCCGGCGATCTGA